The following are encoded together in the Halopseudomonas salegens genome:
- a CDS encoding Lrp/AsnC family transcriptional regulator → MQQDKTLAATAHNLDRFDLKILAAMQQDARISNQELAERIGLSPSPCSRRVKALEDAGYIRQQVALLDPARLGLSLTAFVLIGMDRHTPERFEGFEQVIRGCPEVLDCCLVTGMDADYQLRVVVPDMHHYQQFLLGRLTRIEGVSSVRSSFVLRQVIASTELPLTHLKP, encoded by the coding sequence ATGCAACAGGATAAAACCCTTGCTGCCACAGCGCACAATCTTGACCGTTTTGACCTTAAAATTCTCGCCGCAATGCAACAGGATGCTCGTATCAGCAATCAGGAGCTGGCGGAACGCATCGGGCTGTCACCATCGCCCTGCTCCCGTCGGGTCAAGGCACTGGAAGATGCCGGCTACATACGCCAGCAAGTTGCCTTGCTCGACCCGGCCAGGCTCGGCCTGAGCCTGACCGCCTTTGTTCTGATCGGCATGGACCGGCATACCCCGGAACGCTTTGAAGGCTTTGAACAGGTTATTCGCGGCTGCCCTGAGGTACTCGACTGCTGCCTGGTGACCGGCATGGATGCGGACTACCAGCTGCGCGTGGTGGTACCGGACATGCACCACTATCAACAGTTCCTGCTTGGCCGCCTGACCCGGATCGAGGGCGTATCCAGTGTTCGTTCCAGCTTTGTGCTTCGTCAGGTCATCGCCAGTACGGAGTTGCCTCTCACACATCTCAAGCCCTGA
- the hrpB gene encoding ATP-dependent helicase HrpB: MGLPVEQVLEELQQRLTEHPSVVLQAPPGAGKTSLVPLALLQADWLQGQKIILLEPRRLAARAAAERLAELLGEPVGQRVGYRIRLESRVSADTRIEVVTEGILQRLLQADPELPGIGLVIFDEFHERSLDADLGLALCLQSQQLLRDDLRLLVMSATLDGAAVSQLLNHAPVVASEGRQYPVTVNYLSPYQPGTAIEPRVVQAVQQALAETRGSVLVFLPGVGEIRRVESLLADALERQPDILLAPLYGDLDFAAQRRAIQPAVTGQRKVVLATSIAETSLTIEGIDSVVDAGLARSAVFDPVSGMTRLQTQRVSRAAAEQRAGRAGRLGPGYCYRLWSEQQQSQLAAQTPAEMLQADLAPLALLLAQWGIQDPLELAWLDAPPAAALQQGRELLERLGALERRGESWLITEHGQAMAALPMHPRLAHMLLRGRLLGYGELAAQLAALISERDVLRGVMDADISRRLALFSDARSEAGIDRGAWQRVKQLAAQWHRMLASHAASIAPIELTESAAVGVLLALAYPDRIAQRRGDSGSDYRLANGRAAAFGDVDALQQQPWLVISALGGHRQQRNARIFQAAALDLDALLHCQPDLLQVQDTLEWDARSETLLAERQQRLGALVVSRESLPELDPEQRNRALCAVVRKQGLNLLPWIPVLRQWQARVALLRSLELEAGADSQWPDLSDVTLLDSLEDWLAPYLDNVSRLSHFARLDLASILYALLPWPLPQQLELQAPTHWRVPTGSRIRIDYLADNPVLAVRLQELFGSRETPRIAGGRVSLTLHLLSPAQRPLQITQDLVGFWQGSYAEVKKDMKGRYPKHYWPDDPLQAEPTRRARPRT, from the coding sequence GTGGGGTTACCGGTCGAACAGGTGTTGGAAGAGTTGCAGCAACGACTCACCGAACACCCATCAGTGGTGTTGCAAGCACCACCGGGCGCGGGCAAGACCAGCCTGGTGCCGCTGGCACTGCTCCAGGCCGACTGGTTGCAAGGGCAGAAGATCATTCTGCTCGAACCGCGTCGATTGGCGGCGCGGGCGGCAGCTGAACGTTTGGCGGAATTACTCGGCGAACCGGTTGGTCAGCGGGTGGGTTACCGTATACGCCTCGAGTCACGGGTGAGTGCTGACACCCGCATCGAAGTGGTCACCGAGGGCATTTTGCAGCGTCTGTTGCAGGCCGACCCCGAGCTCCCCGGTATCGGGCTGGTGATTTTTGATGAATTTCATGAGCGCAGTCTGGACGCCGATCTGGGCCTGGCGCTGTGTTTGCAGAGCCAGCAGCTGCTGCGCGATGACCTGCGCTTGCTGGTGATGTCGGCCACCCTGGACGGCGCAGCCGTAAGTCAGTTGTTGAACCATGCTCCGGTGGTGGCCAGCGAGGGACGCCAGTATCCGGTGACGGTCAACTATCTGAGTCCTTATCAGCCGGGTACGGCGATTGAGCCGAGGGTGGTGCAGGCCGTGCAGCAGGCACTGGCCGAAACCCGAGGCAGTGTATTGGTTTTTCTGCCCGGTGTCGGTGAGATTCGCCGCGTAGAGTCACTGTTGGCTGATGCGCTGGAGAGACAGCCGGATATCTTGCTGGCTCCTCTCTATGGCGATCTGGATTTTGCTGCCCAACGTCGGGCGATTCAACCCGCTGTGACAGGGCAGCGAAAGGTCGTCCTGGCGACCAGTATTGCTGAAACCAGTCTGACTATCGAGGGGATTGACAGCGTGGTCGACGCTGGCCTGGCCCGTTCGGCGGTATTTGATCCGGTCAGTGGCATGACGCGGCTGCAAACCCAACGCGTGTCCCGGGCCGCGGCTGAGCAGCGGGCTGGGAGGGCAGGGCGTTTGGGGCCGGGCTATTGTTATCGGCTGTGGTCAGAGCAGCAGCAGTCGCAATTGGCTGCGCAAACACCGGCAGAGATGCTCCAGGCTGATCTGGCGCCGCTGGCCCTGTTACTGGCGCAGTGGGGGATTCAGGATCCGCTGGAGCTGGCCTGGCTGGATGCGCCACCTGCCGCGGCGCTGCAACAGGGGCGAGAGCTGCTGGAGCGGTTGGGGGCTCTGGAACGCCGGGGTGAAAGCTGGTTGATCACGGAGCATGGCCAAGCCATGGCCGCGCTCCCCATGCACCCTCGTCTGGCGCATATGCTGTTGCGAGGCAGGCTGTTGGGATACGGAGAACTGGCGGCGCAACTGGCGGCATTGATCAGTGAGCGCGATGTGTTGCGCGGGGTAATGGATGCGGATATCAGTCGTCGTCTGGCATTGTTCAGTGATGCGCGCAGCGAAGCCGGTATTGACCGTGGGGCCTGGCAGCGAGTCAAGCAACTGGCTGCTCAGTGGCATCGCATGCTCGCCAGTCATGCAGCATCAATCGCCCCGATTGAACTGACCGAGTCTGCGGCTGTCGGGGTGCTGTTGGCTTTGGCTTATCCCGACCGCATAGCGCAGCGGCGCGGGGACTCGGGTAGTGATTATCGGTTGGCCAATGGCCGGGCGGCCGCCTTTGGTGACGTCGATGCGCTGCAACAACAGCCGTGGCTGGTCATCAGCGCACTTGGTGGCCATCGCCAGCAGCGCAATGCACGCATATTCCAGGCAGCAGCGCTTGACCTGGACGCATTGCTGCACTGCCAGCCGGACTTGCTGCAGGTGCAAGATACCCTGGAATGGGATGCACGCAGCGAAACCCTGTTGGCTGAGCGTCAGCAGCGCCTGGGCGCTCTGGTGGTCAGCCGTGAGTCTTTGCCGGAACTGGATCCAGAGCAGCGCAACAGGGCCCTGTGTGCCGTCGTGCGCAAACAGGGGCTTAACCTCTTGCCATGGATACCAGTCCTGCGCCAGTGGCAGGCACGGGTTGCCTTGCTGCGCAGCCTGGAGTTGGAGGCGGGTGCTGATTCGCAATGGCCGGACCTGAGCGATGTGACTTTGCTGGACTCGCTGGAAGACTGGCTGGCCCCGTATCTGGATAATGTCAGTCGATTGAGTCATTTTGCCCGTCTTGACCTGGCCAGTATTTTGTATGCACTGTTGCCCTGGCCGTTACCGCAGCAGCTCGAACTGCAGGCTCCGACACACTGGCGTGTGCCCACGGGGTCGCGTATTCGCATTGATTATCTGGCAGACAATCCGGTATTGGCGGTACGCCTGCAGGAGTTGTTTGGAAGTCGTGAAACACCACGCATTGCCGGTGGCAGAGTGTCGCTGACGTTGCACCTGTTGTCTCCGGCGCAGCGGCCGCTGCAGATCACCCAGGATCTGGTCGGTTTCTGGCAGGGCAGTTATGCCGAGGTCAAAAAGGATATGAAAGGGCGCTATCCGAAGCATTACTGGCCGGACGATCCCCTGCAGGCGGAACCCACCCGGCGTGCCAGACCGCGCACATGA
- a CDS encoding TolC family outer membrane protein encodes MLRPLTLACLLAGLATPALATDLLTIYEEALENSADLAAAQADSMAQQEVLPQARSQLLPNLGIGAGIAREEVDIDGRNPQTGAGDERYTTKYFQASLTQPLFRADRWFDYQSAKYLSQQAQAEFSATQQALILEVAEAYFNVLQASDNLATAKAEEAAFERQLEQARERFEVGLSARTDVLEAQAGYDSARAARLTAQTNLDVSFQAVNRLTNNDYERLDGISHDLPILPPTPRNMQQWVETASQQNLDLAAARLSVDSAGEALRSSRSGYAPSVDAFVRYQDNRGGSNMGGSGFDSRTTQVGVELSMPLYTGGATSSQVRESSYRLSQAEFSSDALLRRVVETTRNLYRTVTSGVEEIDARRQAILSAQAALDATETGYEVGTRNVVDVLDAQRNLFRAVRDYNTLRYNYIINNLSLKQAAGTLSPQDLQDLSQWLNPDYDPDRDFIPPFTDEETREMSYGRPSSAPGSNAPASPRSSF; translated from the coding sequence ATGTTGCGCCCGCTTACTCTGGCCTGCCTTCTGGCTGGCCTGGCAACTCCCGCCCTGGCTACTGACTTGCTGACCATTTATGAAGAGGCTCTGGAAAACAGTGCCGATCTCGCTGCCGCTCAGGCTGACAGCATGGCGCAGCAGGAAGTGCTGCCCCAGGCCCGTTCACAATTGCTGCCCAATCTGGGCATTGGCGCCGGCATTGCTCGAGAAGAAGTTGACATCGATGGTCGCAACCCGCAAACCGGGGCGGGCGATGAGCGCTACACCACCAAGTATTTCCAGGCCAGCCTTACCCAGCCCCTGTTTCGCGCTGACCGCTGGTTTGATTACCAGTCGGCCAAGTATCTCAGCCAACAGGCACAAGCCGAGTTTTCCGCCACCCAGCAGGCACTCATCCTGGAAGTAGCCGAAGCCTATTTCAATGTCTTGCAGGCCAGCGACAACCTGGCTACCGCGAAAGCCGAAGAAGCGGCCTTTGAGCGCCAGCTTGAACAGGCGCGTGAACGTTTTGAAGTCGGCCTGTCAGCACGCACCGACGTTCTCGAAGCTCAGGCGGGCTATGACAGTGCGCGCGCAGCACGACTGACCGCACAAACCAACCTGGATGTCAGCTTTCAAGCCGTCAATCGCCTGACCAACAATGACTATGAGCGTCTTGATGGCATCAGTCATGACTTGCCGATTCTGCCCCCCACGCCGCGCAACATGCAGCAATGGGTGGAAACCGCCAGCCAACAGAATCTGGACCTGGCCGCCGCGCGCCTGTCAGTTGACAGTGCCGGTGAGGCCTTGCGCAGCAGCCGCTCTGGCTATGCACCGAGCGTCGATGCCTTTGTGCGTTATCAGGACAACCGGGGCGGCAGCAATATGGGGGGCAGCGGTTTTGATTCACGCACCACCCAGGTCGGTGTGGAGCTGAGTATGCCCTTGTACACCGGTGGCGCGACGAGTTCGCAAGTGCGCGAATCGAGCTACCGCCTGAGTCAGGCCGAGTTCTCCAGTGATGCCCTGCTGCGCCGCGTGGTCGAGACGACCCGCAACCTTTACCGCACAGTAACCTCCGGTGTGGAAGAAATCGATGCCCGTCGCCAGGCTATTCTCTCTGCTCAGGCCGCGCTGGATGCGACCGAGACCGGTTATGAGGTCGGTACCCGCAATGTGGTGGATGTACTGGACGCGCAACGCAACCTGTTCCGCGCTGTGCGCGACTACAATACCCTGCGTTACAATTACATCATCAACAACCTGAGTCTGAAACAGGCGGCTGGCACACTCAGCCCCCAGGACCTGCAGGATCTGTCGCAATGGTTGAACCCGGACTATGACCCTGACCGCGATTTCATCCCGCCCTTCACTGATGAAGAAACCCGCGAAATGTCTTACGGCCGCCCATCATCGGCACCGGGAAGCAATGCGCCTGCCAGTCCGCGCAGCAGCTTCTGA
- the thiC gene encoding phosphomethylpyrimidine synthase ThiC, with product MNSKLSDTAIANSGADSAATQPLPNSRKIYVTGSRPDIRVPMREISLADTPTDLGGERNPPVTVYDTSGPYTDPEATIDLRAGLKPVRTAWIEERGDTEILPSLSSEFGNARLSDPSLDHMRFAHVRTPRRAKQGHNVSQMHYARKGIITPEMEYIAIRENMKLQEAREAGLLKQQHPGQSFGASIPKEITPEFVRDEVARGRAIIPANINHPEIEPMIIGRNFLVKINGNIGNSALGSSIEEEVEKMTWGIRWGSDTVMDLSTGKNIHETREWIIRNSPVPIGTVPIYQALEKVDGVAEDLTWEIFRDTLIEQAEQGVDYFTIHAGVLLRYVPMTAKRVTGIVSRGGSIMAKWCLAHHKESFLYTHFEDICEIMKAYDVSFSLGDGLRPGSIADANDEAQFGELETLGELTKLAWKHDVQCMIEGPGHVPMHLIKENMDKQLECCDEAPFYTLGPLTTDIAPGYDHITSGIGAAMIGWFGCAMLCYVTPKEHLGLPNRDDVKTGIITYKIAAHAADLAKGHPGAQIRDNALSKARFEFRWEDQFNLGLDPDTARSFHDETLPKDSAKVAHFCSMCGPKFCSMKITQEVREYAAEQRIEAVDLAVEEGMKAKSEEFRKTGSQLYQKV from the coding sequence ATGAACAGCAAGTTGTCTGATACCGCGATTGCCAATTCGGGCGCTGACAGCGCCGCGACCCAGCCTTTGCCCAATTCGCGCAAGATCTACGTCACCGGATCACGTCCTGACATTCGCGTGCCCATGCGCGAGATCAGCCTGGCGGATACCCCGACCGATCTGGGTGGCGAGCGCAACCCGCCGGTTACTGTGTATGACACCTCCGGCCCCTATACCGACCCCGAGGCGACTATCGATCTGCGTGCCGGTCTGAAACCGGTGCGCACGGCCTGGATCGAGGAGCGCGGGGATACCGAGATTCTGCCCAGCCTGAGTTCGGAATTCGGCAATGCCCGTCTGTCCGATCCATCACTGGATCATATGCGTTTCGCTCACGTGCGCACCCCGCGCCGGGCCAAACAGGGGCATAACGTCAGCCAGATGCATTACGCGCGCAAGGGCATCATTACCCCGGAAATGGAATATATCGCCATCCGCGAGAACATGAAGCTGCAGGAGGCGCGTGAAGCCGGTCTGCTCAAGCAGCAACACCCGGGTCAGAGCTTTGGTGCCAGCATCCCGAAAGAAATCACCCCCGAGTTTGTGCGCGACGAAGTGGCCCGTGGCCGCGCGATTATTCCGGCCAATATCAACCATCCGGAAATCGAGCCGATGATCATCGGGCGTAATTTCCTGGTCAAGATCAACGGCAATATCGGCAACTCGGCGCTGGGTTCCTCGATTGAAGAAGAAGTCGAGAAAATGACCTGGGGGATTCGCTGGGGCTCGGACACCGTGATGGACCTGTCCACCGGCAAGAACATCCATGAAACCCGCGAGTGGATTATCCGCAACTCGCCGGTGCCGATCGGTACCGTGCCTATTTATCAGGCGCTGGAAAAGGTCGACGGCGTGGCCGAAGACCTGACCTGGGAAATCTTCCGCGATACCCTGATCGAACAGGCCGAGCAGGGCGTGGATTACTTCACCATCCATGCCGGCGTGCTGCTGCGCTATGTGCCGATGACCGCCAAGCGGGTGACCGGCATCGTTTCACGCGGTGGCTCGATCATGGCCAAATGGTGCCTGGCGCACCACAAGGAAAGTTTCCTGTACACCCACTTTGAAGACATCTGCGAGATCATGAAGGCGTATGATGTCTCCTTCTCGCTGGGTGACGGCCTGCGCCCGGGTTCTATTGCCGATGCCAACGACGAAGCCCAGTTCGGCGAGCTGGAAACCCTGGGTGAATTGACCAAGCTGGCCTGGAAGCATGATGTCCAGTGCATGATCGAAGGTCCCGGCCATGTGCCCATGCATCTGATCAAGGAAAACATGGACAAGCAGTTGGAATGCTGTGACGAAGCGCCGTTCTATACCCTGGGGCCGCTGACCACTGACATTGCTCCGGGCTACGACCACATCACCTCCGGCATTGGCGCGGCGATGATCGGCTGGTTCGGCTGTGCCATGCTCTGCTACGTCACGCCCAAGGAGCACCTGGGTCTGCCCAATCGCGATGACGTCAAGACCGGTATCATTACCTACAAGATCGCCGCCCACGCCGCCGATCTGGCCAAGGGGCACCCGGGCGCGCAGATTCGTGACAACGCGCTGAGCAAGGCGCGTTTCGAGTTCCGCTGGGAAGACCAGTTCAATCTGGGCCTGGATCCGGATACTGCACGCTCTTTCCACGATGAAACCCTGCCCAAGGACTCGGCCAAGGTGGCACACTTCTGCTCCATGTGCGGCCCCAAGTTCTGCTCGATGAAAATCACCCAGGAAGTGCGCGAATACGCTGCCGAACAGCGTATTGAAGCGGTCGATCTGGCGGTGGAAGAGGGTATGAAGGCCAAGTCCGAGGAGTTCCGCAAGACCGGGTCACAGTTGTACCAGAAGGTCTGA
- a CDS encoding helix-turn-helix transcriptional regulator gives MNRRQTELSVASEHFSTTLKALRNVLPDRQVGERLRRLSADARLLQQRRVPLEILDSLISELTLATGAPALLTQAFDTLDYSPELLSKTYLAGGLTRADALVLLCRYCRINSEGMSLTLSRGPQWFTLHLTTDSQLASAASQHAAFFHGLMRTLVALGILDSAVLPDMPAAGLTAAEPASSVHAGACSSLIHLPAARLTAPLAWQPCPVERLARRERYLLRDAVAAEWSCAVTLLLPLLYRQGQGDIDQCASLLAVSRRTLQRHIKATGVTFRDLVEDTRKSLAHTYLAQSCSVDDVAERLGYRQSAQFYRVFRHWYACSPGEYQSLLYPERIEPIAS, from the coding sequence ATGAATCGACGCCAGACCGAACTGTCCGTGGCCAGCGAGCATTTCAGCACCACGCTGAAAGCCTTGCGCAATGTGCTGCCTGACCGGCAGGTTGGCGAGCGCCTGAGGCGGTTGTCAGCGGATGCGCGTCTTTTGCAGCAGAGACGGGTTCCACTGGAGATACTGGATTCCTTGATCAGCGAGCTGACCTTGGCCACCGGTGCCCCTGCACTCTTGACCCAGGCCTTCGATACCCTCGATTACTCTCCTGAATTACTCAGCAAGACCTATCTCGCAGGCGGGCTCACCCGCGCGGACGCTTTGGTATTGCTCTGTCGTTACTGTCGGATCAATTCAGAAGGGATGTCCCTGACCCTGTCGAGAGGGCCCCAGTGGTTCACCCTGCACCTGACCACCGATAGTCAGCTTGCCAGTGCTGCAAGCCAGCACGCTGCCTTTTTCCATGGGCTGATGCGTACCCTGGTTGCGCTGGGTATTCTTGACTCAGCCGTACTCCCCGATATGCCCGCTGCGGGCCTGACAGCCGCTGAACCAGCCAGCAGCGTTCACGCAGGGGCCTGCAGTAGTCTGATTCATTTGCCTGCTGCCAGGTTGACTGCACCTCTTGCCTGGCAGCCTTGCCCGGTAGAACGGCTGGCCAGGCGCGAGCGTTATTTGTTGCGGGATGCCGTTGCAGCCGAATGGAGCTGCGCCGTGACGCTGTTGTTGCCACTGCTCTACCGTCAAGGCCAGGGGGATATTGACCAATGCGCCAGTTTGCTGGCTGTCAGTCGGCGTACCTTGCAGCGCCATATCAAGGCTACCGGCGTTACTTTTCGGGATCTCGTTGAAGACACGCGCAAGTCCCTGGCCCACACTTACCTGGCTCAATCTTGCTCCGTGGATGACGTTGCCGAGCGGCTGGGCTACCGGCAATCGGCGCAGTTTTACCGCGTTTTTCGACACTGGTATGCCTGCTCGCCAGGCGAGTATCAGTCACTGCTTTACCCTGAACGGATAGAACCAATAGCGAGTTAA
- a CDS encoding amidohydrolase — protein sequence MNKIITGCVFACAVAGLSVPAMGNTLTDDVLTSAASLEQKAIAWRHDIHQHPELGNQEFRTAERVAEHLRELGMQVETGVGTTGVVGLLEGGKPGPVVALRADMDALPVREQTGLPFASEVEQEYHDRMMPVMHACGHDAHVAILMAVAENLAEHREQIPGSVKFIFQPAEEGPSDYVYDGERHFGARLMVEQGVLTHPQVDAIFGLHVTSAAPTGVIGYRGGPIMAAGGDLHIRVRGQQTHGAQPWNGVDPIVASAQIINGLQTVVSRQTNLMPAPAVVTIGTIDGGTRHNIIPDSVEMTGTVRTFGDDVQQQVNANITRTAEQIALASGAEAEVTIIDNYATTVNSPVLTEQMLPTLKRAANDRVFPSPLVTGSEDFSYFAQQVPGVFFFLGVTPPEQMGRAAPNHSPEFMVDDDALLTGIRALSALATEFMLTNR from the coding sequence ATGAACAAAATAATCACTGGCTGCGTCTTCGCGTGCGCAGTTGCCGGCCTCTCTGTGCCTGCGATGGGCAATACCCTGACCGATGATGTATTGACCTCTGCCGCCAGTCTGGAACAAAAGGCGATTGCCTGGCGGCATGATATTCACCAGCACCCGGAGCTGGGGAATCAGGAGTTTCGCACCGCAGAACGGGTGGCAGAGCATCTGCGAGAGCTGGGTATGCAGGTCGAGACCGGTGTCGGTACCACGGGTGTCGTCGGGCTGCTGGAGGGTGGCAAGCCGGGGCCCGTGGTGGCCCTGCGCGCGGATATGGACGCCTTGCCCGTGCGCGAGCAGACCGGGCTCCCCTTCGCCTCCGAGGTGGAGCAGGAATACCACGACCGGATGATGCCGGTCATGCATGCCTGCGGTCACGATGCCCATGTCGCCATTCTGATGGCGGTGGCAGAGAACCTCGCCGAGCACCGTGAGCAGATTCCCGGTAGCGTCAAATTCATTTTCCAACCGGCGGAAGAAGGTCCCAGTGACTATGTCTACGACGGTGAGCGCCATTTCGGTGCCCGCCTGATGGTGGAGCAGGGTGTCCTCACACATCCTCAGGTCGACGCCATTTTCGGTTTGCATGTCACCTCTGCGGCCCCGACCGGTGTGATTGGCTATCGTGGTGGTCCGATCATGGCTGCGGGAGGTGACTTGCATATTCGTGTGCGCGGGCAGCAGACCCATGGTGCTCAGCCCTGGAATGGCGTGGACCCGATTGTCGCCAGCGCGCAAATCATCAACGGCCTGCAAACCGTTGTCAGCCGGCAAACCAACCTGATGCCAGCCCCTGCCGTGGTCACTATCGGCACCATCGATGGGGGTACCAGGCACAATATTATTCCCGACAGCGTGGAAATGACCGGCACCGTGCGTACTTTTGGGGATGATGTACAACAGCAGGTCAATGCCAATATTACCCGTACTGCCGAGCAGATCGCGCTGGCTTCGGGCGCCGAAGCGGAGGTAACCATCATTGACAACTATGCCACTACGGTCAACTCACCGGTGTTGACCGAGCAGATGCTGCCGACCCTCAAGCGCGCAGCGAATGACCGGGTATTTCCATCGCCGCTGGTAACCGGTTCCGAAGACTTTTCCTATTTTGCCCAGCAAGTCCCTGGCGTGTTCTTTTTTCTGGGAGTAACACCACCCGAGCAGATGGGGCGCGCAGCGCCCAATCACTCGCCGGAATTTATGGTGGATGATGACGCACTGCTGACCGGGATTCGGGCCTTGTCCGCTTTGGCAACCGAGTTCATGCTGACCAATCGCTGA